One Denticeps clupeoides chromosome 10, fDenClu1.1, whole genome shotgun sequence genomic window carries:
- the bcas2 gene encoding pre-mRNA-splicing factor SPF27 codes for MAGTSSVAGEVFVDALPYFDQGYDAAGVREAAAALVEEETRRYRPTKNYLSYLPMPDFSAFETEIMRNEFERLGARQPMELLSMKRYELPAPSSGQKNDITAWQECVNNSMAQLEHQAVRIDNLDLMAQHGTNGWKVYNDNLAYMIESAQKELQKFRKQIQDLNWQRKNDQLAGGGKLRELESNWVSLVSKNYEIERAIVQLENEVGQLKQQQGEENKENIQQDY; via the exons atggcCGGCACGTCTTCGGTAGCCGGCGAGGTGTTTGTTGACGCGTTGCCGTATTTTGACCAGGGATACGACGCGGCCGGGGTCAGAGAGGCG GCCgctgctttggtggaggaggagaccCGAAGATATCGACCCACAAAAAACTACTTGAGTTACCTGCCCATGCCAGACTTTTCAGCATTCGAG ACAGAAATCATGCGAAATGAGTTTGAGAGGCTTGGTGCACGACAGCCTATGGAACTTCTTAGCATGAAAAG ATATGAGCTGCCTGCTCCATCGTCGGGACAGAAGAATGACATCACTGCCTGGCAAGAATGTGTTAACAACTCCATGGCCCAGCTGGAGCACCAAGCTGTTCGCATCGACAACCTGGATCTTATGGCACAGCACGGCACCAATGGCTGGAAGGTTTATAACGA TAACTTGGCCTACATGATCGAATCAGCCCAGAAAGAGCTCCAGAAGTTCAG AAAACAGATCCAGGACCTAAACTGGCAGCGAAAAAATGATCAGCTGGCAGGCGGAGGTAAACTGAGAGAGTTGGAGTCAAA TTGGGTGTCTCTTGTGAGTAAGAACTATGAAATTGAGCGAGCCATTGTACAACTGGAGAATGAAGTGGGCCAACTCAAGCAGCAGCAAGGAGAAGAGAACAAGGAGAATATTCAGCAAGACTACTAG